CATTTCACTTCCCTAGACATGTAGACTGTATTGGAATGATCGTATTTTGCCTGAGCAGATAATAAACTAGATATATTTAATACTTTTGGTCTTGATGCAGAAGCTGCTTTTATCGGAAAGTGATTTAAGCCAAGTAATTTAACTCCACCTGTATCAAGTTTCGCAGCCAATCTATGCAACGCTCAGGTCATCGTCTTGTTAAGAATGTAAATAGAAATACACAAGTGTAAGTTATGATTATCAATCAGTGCGAATGATAGAAAACGCTGTGCCAAACGGCCAGTCTTCTGCGTGTGACTGATGTTTGCGATGATCCGGCTGGCCTAAAACCatccccatcaccaccaccacgtGCGGTGTTAATTTTCAGTGCAGTACGTCCGAGTGAACGTGCGCCTTCCTCCCTCAGcaggcatcatcatcatcatcctcaacCATGACTGACAGGAAAGCTGTGATCAAGAACGCAGACATGTCCGAGGACATGCAGCAGGACGCTGTGGACTGTGCCACCCAGGCCATGGAGAAGTACAACATAGAGAAGGACATTGCAGCTTATATCAAAAAGGTGAGACAGGACGTGTACATGGACGGATCCAAGTAGAGCTCTGTGAGCTTACATCAGTGGCACATGATCTGCAAATTCAGAGcctttttttattctcagaTCTATTTTTGGTCAGTGTGGAGACAAGGCTCTCATGATCAGGGCCGTAGCCAGGATTTTTTTATTACCAAGTCCCCCTGAAGCACCAACACGTCTCTAAGCATTTTGACACCAGACACCAAAGGGAAAGGTCTCTACAGCTTTTTCAAGAATTTGGATTTATCACATATTTAATAGTAGTTTTTAATAGTAGTTCAATCTAAGTATACTGAGTCTAAAAATACTATGACCAGCCTAGAAACTCCCCCAGGTTGCTAAAATCCCCCAAATGTTAAGAGCTAGAGCTGAAATCATTAATCAAGTAATCAATCAACATAATTATCAGCATCTTTTTCGATAGCAAAGATACCAAAGTGAGGGTTTAATGCTCCCGTTTGTCTTCGTGATATAGGATAGTAAACTTAATATCTTTGGATTTCTATTACCTGTGAATAACATAAGAGCTTTAAAGATTTCAGATTCAAGATTTTTCAGGCTCTTCTGTTTATACCACAATTGATCAATTGAGAAAATAGTCAGCAGATGAATAGGTAATGACAATAAAGGGAAGTTGACACCTCAGTATACTTAATGGTAGCTGAAGTCCTGGTCATTACATGTAAGGCAGGATTTGTATATTGAGGGCACTGGATTTGGATTTTGAGTTACTTAATTTTGCTCTTCCGACCTTTTTACAGGAGTTTGACAAAAAGTACAACCCCACCTGGCACTGCATCGTTGGGAGGAACTTCGGCAGCTACGTCACCCACGAGACAAAGCATTTCATTTACTTCTACTTGGGCCAAGTGGCCATCTTGCTCTTCAAGTCTGGCTGAGAAGTTTCTGATGGGTGTTGAGGAGTTTTTCTCCCTGAACCTAAATCGGAAATGCACTGGTGGCTGATGTCTCCCATACACTAATAACGACATACCATAATGATGCAAAACCGGCCGTGCGCAATTGCATGGACTATACACTATTTAATATGTATGTTACAGTAAGTTTACTTTTTGATAGTTGCCATTTGAATGCAACTGAAATAGTTTTTGTTGATGCTGTTAAAATTCTAGGTTGTAAAAGATTTCAACGTGGCCCTTGATTGTATAATAAAGGAAAGCTGTAGAATGTAGTGGTGCATCTGCTTTCCTTCACAAATGGCATTGCCAGACTCTGTTATGACACTCCATCTGCCAGTTTAGATGGTGAAGTCATACTGCGTGCACCAGTTAATTCATTATCAAGATTTTAACCTTTGATCATGAAAAGAAGTTGGGTAATGGGGCAAAATTGTCGGTCTCACATGTTGAGTTACTTGCGAGAACATACTTCAACCTGACAGCATGAGTTCAGTTTATTACTGCTGTATTACTAATTTAAAGGAATTATGTTGTCTGGAGATGCTTATATAAAAACTTTTTCAATTTGGATTTAAACCAAATCTCCAACAGAAGTGAAATTTTAGCAGCCGGTTTCAGAAAAGATGTCACAACATCCAACATGCTTGACATTTTGGAACCAACACGAGCCAGTGCAAGCATTTCCAGGGATGTTTAGTTTGTCAGTGCTTAAATTTTCACTGTGAAGAACGACAGAGCAAATAAAGCTCACATACATAGACCTTAGCCTGTAATGTCCGAGTAATAACATACAGGCCGGTTACAAGAATCTCCCGGCTCGCCTACATAGATTTCAGTCTTATAAtcctgtgtttctgcatgtttgGAGGATAATAACCATAATTTCTTTTACTGTCAGACGCAAACAAAATTTCATCTTGGAGCTGAATAATTTGCATTATTTAACTTTCACTTTTAAGTATGTAGATATTGGACTGAGCCGATGTGTGTCTTGTCCCAACAATTGCTATGAAGCAGCATAAGGAAGGAGATTTAGATAGAAACATCTGCAGTCAACCCTTATCAAGGCTACCAACACCCCTGTGTTTCAGATGGTTGTGTCGTCTCATGTGGCTTGTGATTCTTTCAAGTTGCATTATCCCCAACCTTTATTTTTGCATTGCCAGTGTACTGCCGGACATACAGGAAAGACAAAGCATTTGGTGTTGGGGCTTCTTAAACCAACTGCAAGCAGGTGTAACTCTTGTCTAGCACATTGAtttttgagttttcattttgtcagtaTAATTAGTTTGAAATGGCAATGCACAATGTCTGGATGTTGATGAAAAGTGTACATTGGGAGGGCAGATTGGAGAGGTTTAGTCCATTGAGTTGGATAACAACACATTTCTTGCTGTGCAGAAGGACTGAGAGTTTACTCAGTTGTTTGCTCCCATATTCCAGCTATgggtgaaatgtgaaatatctctCAAGTGTTAGCTTGGATTGTTTTTTAGGGATGTCTTCCTAACTATTGTCAATGTAAACTGATTTAGTATTGTTTTCCTCTGGCATGTATTTTTGCTGTGTATATGTAGGAGCCGTTCCAATGCTGTTAAATTTGCACAAAACGTGTGCCTGTCATTGCTCTCAACTGTAACCGGCTTGAGTACAATTGCACTTCATTAGAGTTATCCAGTAGGTTGCTACAGAACCAAAATCGTATAAACtcgataaaataaaaattaattgttGACTTATTACACTGTGgccttttattttgtcattagtTGATGTAGAGAAAATATGTACACTTTATAGAGCTGATAATTCACTTAAAATAAGTATTTTGCCATTTTGGGAAATCGACCTGTTTATTGAGTTAGAAGAAATGTTTTAGATCTGCACAGAAATCCAAAACCAGAATACAGTCAACTTTGTTTAAGATACAGACTAGCTTGGTCCAAAGGTAGAAAGGTGGTTTTAATCTTTGGTTTTTGAATggcttaaacaaacaagatgctaattagtgagctttagaggtgctggtagccaaattttttaaaaaccttttggACAGAAGCAGAGTAGCTGTTTCCCCGTTTCCAATCTTTATACTGAGGTATGCTAATTAGCTGCtcactgtagcttcatatttaaaggaatagttgtATAATTTAGGAAGCTCACTTATTCGCTTTGTTACCAAGAGTTACATGTGTATATTTGATGCAACTCGTATCTGTCCATTAAACTATTGCCAGCAGctggctaacttagcttagcataaaaactagAAACAAGGACACAACTAGTCTGGCACTGTTCACAGCTAACCAAAATTTGCCTACCAGTtcctaaaaaacaaaagctctCTCTTCAAGTAAGTTTGTTTATATCTAGTTGTTTCCAGTCcttgtgctaaactaagctaacaagctgctTGCGCTACTTTCATattcaacataaaaacatgagagtggtgACAATTTTATCTAGCCCGCACCAAGAAAATGAAACAGCTTATTTCCCAAAGTAACTTTGGAAAGTAACTTTGTCTAACTTTTGCTTAATAGCAGCTGCTGTCCTCAAACAACTGAAGTATAATAGTATGTTAATTCCTAGCATAACAGTGTGCTGGTATTAGCCAGGCTGCTGTTCATACCAGACCAATAAGACTGTAGCAGCTCAACTGTTCAGTGTATTAAACTGAGCAAGAGTGGGTTATATTGCTTATgactttaacttttcatttgtaaaggGAAGattgtttcatgtcttttttttccaaggttATATAGTGTGGCCTTCAGTAAtatataaagcaaaaatattcacacactctagcttcttaaatgtgaatatttatatataatatatatttgctgcttttctctacACTTTAAATTGGGTTTAGGACTATGTTCCTTTTATGCGTTTGCTAGTTGTACAGTTGCATTATGTGACGAAGCTgtaaaaaacatgagaaaatataGCAAACGTCACAACAGAATAGTACAGCTGATTTCTGCTAAACAGTGTGAACTGACAGAGTGAGTAGGATAACATATAGAAGAACATACTACAAAGGCTTCAGGCATTTAATCCAGGTATTAAAGCTGTAAGGTTCAGATCTGAGGCTCAAGTGGTCTCGTGTGAACTGGTCCATAGCAACAATTGTGAGATTTTCACTCAGAGATGTggagcacaaacacacgtaGCTGTTTCTTGAGGTGCTGTAGTGTTGTGCTGCTCATCCATACGGCTTGCCAACACACAATATCAGTCATGCTGAATTCAAGTCATGTCAAATTTACCATGAAAATACATTCTTTAGTAAGTCTTGTGGTAATGTaagattactttttttttttttagatttgcaCTATTCTGGActaatttatattgtttttattagtaGGAAATTAGTTTGAAAACACGAGACCAGTAAAATATAGCATTAGTACTATTCATTCTTTATGAGGAGTACTGAGTTTTCAACTGAAATCTTTAGAAACGAGCAGAGTTAGTAGAGCTGAGAGAGCAGACAAATTAAAGGACAAGTGACTAATGAATAATTTCTAGAGACAGACTGAGGTCAAAGTGGTTGAAATAAGATACTCTGTGGAGTTAACTAGAACACTTTGCctaaatattagaaaacaaTTCTCATTTCTTCATACTTTTGAAGCTTGAAAATTCCTTTTAACCCTTTAATGTATTGGGATTCACTTGCAGCTGCTCTTAGTGAGTATGAAACCCGGAATAAGTTTAACGAATAAGGAATCAAAGATTGCCAATTCCACAGaaactgatgtaaaaaaaaaaagaaaaaggtgtaTCATAATGGTCTCACATGTGTATTCACTCACACTTTAAACAGATGTGCGTCAGAGGCTGGTCTGCCTTTTCACCAAACCTTCACTGATGTTTTACACTCTTGCTTTTTCCCACTAGCATCTCCTCCCCCCACATACCTGCCTGCTTTCTCTTTCATTGCTTCTGGCTGCCTTCATCCATCTTCCCACACGGAGCTGTAATTCATGGTCAGAGCACATTCACATATAGACCACACAGATAATTGGATGGATGAGGAAACTAACCCatgctgtttgaaatgaaagatAGATTTGTATGATTGTATGTATGACAATAAGTTTGACCATTTAGATCATAAGAATTCTGTTGAGGTGTCTCAACTGTGGCATTAAAACATAGAAACTAAAAcaaattgatgtttttgattttcCCACTGGAAATATTGTTGTCAAACCTTTTTCTaccaatttgtttttttttgtagtgtcAAAGCAGTTTCAAATCCAGCTCCATCTCACACTGTTCAATTTCCATCAGACATGAGGCATTAAAATCCATATCTctgaatgattttaaaaagatcCTTTTACTGCGATATATTTTTATCCATACACTCTGAAAAGGCTCTTTTCAGCTCTTCACAGTTTCGATCtgaaaaaaatttgaataacCTGAATTGTACCAAGCAGACTGTTGTTTTGGCTCAGGCTGAAAATACCCTCCTGTTTTGTTTGGAGCGTGGCTCTCATTGAtgtggtgaatgtttgtgctctGCAGATGCCTCATAGACTGTGAGATGACCAGTGGGCGGACTTAACACTGGCATAACAAGGAGGCAAATGAGTCACACTCAAACATCAGGGATGtcaataaaaagggaaaaaagtggCACATGAATATGTTAATAACAGTAACTGGACACTTGGCTTACATGGTGTGTAGGTTGAAGTACATGGTGTTAACTCTGAATGCGTCATTGCATGAaaatctttgaaaatgaaaatacattctgacattttaacatACACATGGGGAACTATACAGAGATGAAAATTAACATTGCTTTATCTGCCTGTATTGTCTCCCTTTTCTATACTGTTCAAGGTTGATTTCCATTCGAGGCTGCAGTAGTATGCTGCAATAGTATGCTGCACAATTAAAGTCATAGACACAAATAACACTTTTAAAACACCCTGACCCATTTACCTTTTTGTTtagattatttttgtgtgttataGACCTGGAGCCCCATAGCTCCCAGTGTTAAAACTGGATGGATTGAGCTCATACTTAGtatcaaaacaaatatatacGATGTCAGTAGATCTTAAGAGCATGTAAATGGCTGAAATCATAAATAGACTGGCTTATAAACCAAGAAATTACACATACGTAGACTAAGACAAACCATTTCCatcattcagatttttttctttggggCATCTGGTGGTGGAATACTTAAGGCAAATAACACACCACCGCGACCAAGGGTGCCTTGTTACATGTCATACCTCTGTCCCTCTgcccttgtttcctgtctctttctagACCATCAActatcaaataaaagcaaaatgccccccaaaaaatgtgttttaaatctttaaaacagTTACAGTTCAGCTCTAGCTTGGTTTCATCCCTGTTTGCCAAACAGAGCTCATTGTGTACtccataataataacaatgtaacTCTACCACAGTTAAATCTGGTGTACATCAAGGCTCCATCATAGGTCATCTTCTCTGCTGTATATATACTCCATGTTACCATTAGCTAATATTATTCCTAATGCTGATGATGCACAGTCATACATTCCAGTTCAACCCAGTAAATCTCTCCTATCAGTCTCTCAAGTCTCTCAATTAAATTAAGCTTTTCAACCAGCTCCATCATATAGACAGAATCTGCCCATTTCTCTCATATGATGCATAGATTTTGATTAATGCATTCAACTCATTGAGGCTTGattagtttttaaataaaatttttacTAGTTTTCTGGCCTACCCCAATTATCTATTAATAGTCTGCTAATTGCCCAGAACACTGCTGCAAAAATCCTAACCAGAGCTAT
The Seriola aureovittata isolate HTS-2021-v1 ecotype China chromosome 4, ASM2101889v1, whole genome shotgun sequence genome window above contains:
- the dynll2a gene encoding dynein, light chain, LC8-type 2a translates to MTDRKAVIKNADMSEDMQQDAVDCATQAMEKYNIEKDIAAYIKKEFDKKYNPTWHCIVGRNFGSYVTHETKHFIYFYLGQVAILLFKSG